The following coding sequences lie in one Porphyromonas asaccharolytica DSM 20707 genomic window:
- a CDS encoding META domain-containing protein — translation MKRIYFVALLLLTSLLCVSCGTCKNSSKINLASLDGSSWELTHMDGIEINKDAVQTATISISKARISGQAACNSYGGECMMYPDGRIKIGDMMSTRMACSNMMYERIFLAALQEAKAFRMDGANRLKIYSTHDASGQPSLTFKRK, via the coding sequence ATGAAGAGAATCTATTTTGTAGCATTACTCCTGCTGACCTCGCTACTCTGCGTCAGCTGCGGTACTTGCAAGAACAGTAGCAAGATCAATCTGGCCTCGCTCGATGGCAGCTCTTGGGAACTCACTCATATGGATGGTATCGAGATCAATAAAGACGCAGTCCAGACAGCTACTATCAGCATCAGCAAAGCACGCATATCTGGACAAGCAGCCTGCAATAGCTATGGTGGCGAGTGTATGATGTACCCCGATGGTCGTATCAAGATCGGCGACATGATGTCGACTCGCATGGCCTGCTCCAACATGATGTATGAGCGGATCTTCCTAGCGGCTCTGCAGGAGGCTAAGGCCTTTCGTATGGATGGAGCAAACAGGCTCAAGATCTACTCTACGCACGACGCTTCGGGTCAGCCTAGCCTAACTTTCAAGCGCAAGTAA
- the murI gene encoding glutamate racemase, with translation MQQIEGPIGVFDSGYGGLTILRKLQEQLPQYDFVYLGDNARSPYGSRSMRVVYQFTREAVERLFDLGCPLVILACNTASAKALRQIQQEDLPKLDGGSMRRRVLGIIRPTVECIDTLTGTKHVGILATEGTVSSESYVTEIHKLYPDVTVVQEACPLWVPIVETGESDSPGADFFVRKHLERLLAQDEKIDTIILGCTHYPILMPKIRRLLTPTIKVVSQGELVAKSLEEYLVRHPEMAAQLTRGGTTRYYTTEQTERFSRTASIFFDTPISVEHLSLSQY, from the coding sequence ATGCAGCAGATAGAGGGTCCGATCGGGGTTTTTGACTCAGGGTACGGAGGATTGACGATCCTACGTAAACTGCAGGAGCAATTACCTCAGTATGACTTCGTTTATCTTGGCGACAATGCGCGCTCGCCTTATGGTTCGCGGTCTATGCGTGTGGTCTACCAGTTTACGAGAGAGGCGGTCGAGAGGCTCTTTGACCTAGGCTGTCCGCTGGTCATCCTCGCTTGCAACACCGCCTCGGCGAAGGCGCTCCGACAGATACAGCAAGAGGATCTGCCTAAGCTCGATGGAGGCTCGATGCGTCGTCGTGTGCTGGGGATCATCCGCCCTACAGTCGAGTGCATCGACACGCTCACGGGTACCAAGCATGTGGGTATCCTCGCCACTGAGGGTACTGTCTCTAGTGAGAGCTATGTGACTGAGATACACAAGCTCTACCCCGATGTGACGGTCGTCCAGGAGGCTTGCCCGCTGTGGGTGCCTATCGTGGAGACGGGCGAGAGCGATAGTCCGGGGGCCGACTTCTTCGTGCGCAAGCATCTAGAGCGACTCTTGGCACAGGACGAGAAGATCGATACGATCATCCTGGGCTGCACCCACTACCCGATACTAATGCCTAAGATACGGCGTCTGCTCACTCCCACGATCAAGGTGGTGTCTCAGGGCGAGCTCGTCGCTAAGTCTCTCGAGGAGTACCTCGTACGCCACCCCGAGATGGCGGCTCAGCTCACACGTGGTGGCACGACACGCTACTACACGACGGAGCAGACGGAGCGATTCTCCCGTACGGCATCTATATTCTTTGACACACCCATATCGGTAGAGCATCTGTCTCTATCACAGTACTAA